A DNA window from Streptomyces parvus contains the following coding sequences:
- a CDS encoding RNA polymerase sigma factor SigF, producing the protein MTVQTAQTVGAERTGTTEELPWIEDAGKIAPLDARRLSRLFFDRLQVLEEGTHEYQYARNTLIEMNLSLVRFAANRFRNRGSGDMEDIVQVGTIGLIKAIDRFDLSREVEFTSFAVPYIVGEIKRFFRDTSWAVHVPRRLQELRVELAKAKESLAGVLDRDPTVKELAEYLGIEESEVTEGIVASNGYTAGSLDMPTDTAEAAPGQTAGRTFADVLGDPDPAMETVENLHALAPLLDELDERERRIIDMRFGQEMTQAQIGAELGISQMHVSRLLSRMLGKLRSGMLAEE; encoded by the coding sequence ATGACCGTGCAGACCGCGCAGACCGTCGGTGCGGAGCGGACGGGCACCACCGAAGAGCTTCCGTGGATCGAGGATGCCGGGAAGATCGCCCCGCTGGACGCGCGTCGGCTCTCGCGTCTCTTCTTCGACCGCCTCCAGGTCCTGGAGGAGGGCACGCACGAGTACCAGTACGCGCGCAACACCCTCATCGAGATGAACCTGTCCCTCGTCCGCTTCGCCGCCAACCGCTTCCGCAACCGGGGCAGCGGCGACATGGAGGACATCGTCCAGGTCGGCACCATCGGACTGATCAAGGCGATCGACCGCTTCGACCTCTCCCGGGAGGTCGAGTTCACGTCGTTCGCCGTGCCGTACATCGTCGGGGAGATCAAGCGGTTCTTCCGTGACACGAGCTGGGCCGTGCACGTGCCGCGGCGCCTGCAGGAGCTGCGGGTCGAACTCGCCAAGGCGAAGGAGTCCCTGGCCGGCGTCCTCGACCGGGACCCCACGGTGAAGGAGCTGGCGGAGTACCTGGGGATCGAGGAGTCCGAGGTCACGGAGGGGATCGTCGCCTCCAACGGCTATACGGCGGGCTCCCTGGACATGCCGACCGATACCGCGGAGGCCGCGCCCGGCCAGACCGCCGGACGGACCTTCGCCGATGTGCTGGGCGATCCGGACCCCGCCATGGAGACCGTGGAGAACCTCCACGCCCTCGCTCCCCTGCTGGACGAGCTGGACGAGCGGGAGCGCCGGATCATCGACATGCGCTTCGGCCAGGAGATGACCCAGGCGCAGATCGGCGCGGAGCTCGGGATATCGCAGATGCACGTCTCCCGGCTGCTGAGCCGGATGCTGGGCAAGCTGCGGAGCGGGATGCTCGCCGAGGAGTGA
- a CDS encoding GNAT family N-acetyltransferase, with product MTQNGTRPRTDALSRLHPLDAPARSSLTGPHAHFAESRGRVLRYPVDVTPWIALPDAPDAQDWADLAALAGPGGSVALAAFQAPPPPDWEIVFRAGGVQLVDAAVDAAPEPEAVRLGPRDVPDMLDLVARTRPGPFLPRTVELGTYLGIRRGGALVAMAGERLHPPGWTEISGVCTDEAVRGQGLASRLVLAVAHGIRERGETPFLHASASNTGAIRLYESLGFRLRRRTEFLSALVPATLPPARGT from the coding sequence ATGACCCAGAACGGCACCCGGCCCCGGACCGATGCCCTTTCCCGGCTCCACCCGCTGGACGCCCCCGCCCGGTCCTCCCTCACCGGCCCGCACGCCCACTTCGCCGAGAGCCGTGGGCGGGTCCTGCGCTATCCCGTCGACGTCACCCCCTGGATCGCGCTTCCCGACGCCCCGGACGCCCAGGACTGGGCCGATCTCGCGGCGCTCGCCGGGCCGGGCGGCTCCGTCGCCCTGGCCGCGTTCCAGGCGCCGCCACCGCCCGACTGGGAGATCGTCTTCCGGGCCGGCGGCGTCCAACTGGTCGACGCGGCGGTGGACGCCGCGCCCGAACCGGAGGCGGTCCGGCTCGGCCCGCGGGACGTGCCGGACATGCTGGATCTGGTGGCGCGCACCCGCCCCGGCCCCTTCCTGCCGCGCACGGTCGAGCTGGGCACGTACCTGGGTATCCGGCGGGGCGGCGCTCTGGTGGCGATGGCGGGGGAGCGGCTGCACCCGCCCGGCTGGACCGAGATCAGCGGCGTCTGCACGGACGAGGCCGTTCGGGGGCAGGGGCTGGCGAGCCGGCTGGTCCTGGCGGTCGCACACGGGATCCGGGAGCGCGGCGAGACCCCGTTCCTGCACGCCTCCGCCTCCAACACCGGCGCCATCCGGCTCTACGAGTCCCTCGGCTTCCGGCTCCGACGGCGTACGGAATTCCTCTCCGCCCTCGTCCCCGCCACGTTGCCCCCGGCGCGCGGGACCTGA
- a CDS encoding TetR family transcriptional regulator → MTPERKIPERRSRKARRTRDTLAQAAFELVLDRGLRNVTVEEIAEAADVDRRTFSRYFPSKEAAALDSLRGDGDRINAALRARPAAEPPLVAYRRAVVDWLADPGAEAWHRRPRIFELLVVAEEEPTLYAVFHHIRVDAQEDSIAIVADRLGVDPGQDIRPAVTVAAGAGALLAAQAAWVRGGRPDALPERVAEAFDALAETAEEAAEAREEAETEATS, encoded by the coding sequence ATGACTCCGGAACGGAAGATCCCGGAACGGCGCAGCCGCAAGGCGCGCCGCACCCGCGACACCCTGGCGCAGGCCGCGTTCGAGCTCGTGCTCGACCGGGGGCTGCGGAACGTGACGGTCGAGGAGATCGCGGAAGCCGCGGACGTCGACCGCCGTACGTTCAGCCGGTACTTCCCGAGCAAGGAGGCCGCCGCCCTCGACTCCCTGCGGGGCGACGGCGACCGCATCAACGCGGCCCTGCGCGCCCGCCCGGCCGCGGAACCCCCGCTCGTCGCCTACCGGCGGGCCGTCGTCGACTGGCTCGCCGACCCCGGGGCGGAGGCCTGGCACCGCCGCCCCCGGATCTTCGAGCTGCTGGTGGTGGCCGAGGAGGAACCGACGCTCTACGCCGTCTTCCACCACATCCGGGTGGACGCCCAGGAGGACTCGATCGCCATCGTCGCGGACCGGCTCGGCGTCGACCCCGGGCAGGACATCCGGCCCGCCGTGACCGTCGCCGCCGGAGCGGGCGCGCTGCTCGCGGCCCAGGCCGCCTGGGTGCGCGGGGGCCGTCCGGACGCCCTGCCCGAACGGGTCGCCGAAGCCTTCGACGCACTGGCGGAAACGGCCGAAGAAGCAGCAGAAGCAAGAGAAGAAGCGGAAACAGAGGCAACCTCATGA
- a CDS encoding NAD(P)-dependent alcohol dehydrogenase: MRAVQYRAVGAAPEVVTVPDPEPGPGQVLLKVTAAGVCHSDIAVMSWPADQIPFPLPLTLGHEGVGTVAGLGDGVDGLAVGDSVAVYGPWGCGTCVNCAEGKENYCLRAKELGIMPPGLGAPGAMAEYMIVDNPRHLVPIGGLDPVKTVPLTDAGLTPYHAIVRSLAKLVPGSTAVVIGTGGLGHVAIQLLRAMTAARVVALDVTEDKLALARTVGAHEAVLSDEKAAARVLELTGGLGAHVVLDFVGAPPTVQTAGAVARVDGDVTIVGIGGGVLPVGFGTLPYGANVCAPYWGSRKELAEVLDLAHAGAVDVHVETYSLDEAPLAYERLHDGRINGRAVILPNG; this comes from the coding sequence ATGAGAGCCGTTCAGTACCGAGCCGTCGGCGCCGCCCCCGAGGTGGTCACGGTCCCGGATCCCGAGCCCGGCCCCGGCCAGGTCCTGCTGAAGGTCACCGCCGCCGGTGTCTGCCACTCCGACATCGCCGTGATGAGCTGGCCCGCCGACCAGATTCCCTTCCCCCTGCCCCTCACCCTGGGCCACGAGGGCGTCGGCACGGTCGCCGGGCTCGGTGACGGCGTCGACGGCCTCGCGGTCGGCGACTCCGTCGCGGTGTACGGCCCCTGGGGCTGCGGCACCTGCGTGAACTGCGCCGAGGGCAAGGAGAACTACTGCCTGCGCGCCAAGGAGCTCGGCATCATGCCGCCCGGCCTCGGCGCCCCGGGCGCGATGGCCGAGTACATGATCGTCGACAACCCCCGCCACCTCGTCCCGATCGGCGGTCTCGACCCGGTGAAGACGGTGCCTCTCACCGACGCCGGACTCACTCCGTACCACGCGATCGTGCGCTCCCTGGCGAAGCTCGTGCCCGGTTCCACCGCCGTCGTCATCGGCACCGGCGGCCTCGGCCACGTCGCGATCCAGCTGCTGCGCGCCATGACGGCAGCCCGGGTGGTCGCCCTCGACGTCACCGAGGACAAGCTCGCCCTGGCCAGGACCGTCGGTGCGCACGAGGCGGTCCTCTCCGACGAGAAGGCGGCCGCCCGCGTCCTCGAACTGACCGGCGGCCTCGGCGCCCACGTGGTCCTCGACTTCGTCGGAGCGCCGCCCACCGTGCAGACCGCCGGAGCCGTCGCCCGCGTGGACGGCGACGTCACCATCGTGGGCATCGGCGGCGGCGTGCTCCCGGTCGGCTTCGGGACGCTCCCGTACGGGGCCAATGTCTGCGCTCCCTACTGGGGCTCGCGCAAGGAGCTCGCCGAGGTCCTCGACCTGGCCCACGCGGGAGCGGTGGACGTGCACGTGGAGACGTACTCCCTCGACGAGGCCCCGCTGGCGTACGAGCGCCTCCACGACGGCAGGATCAACGGCCGGGCCGTCATCCTGCCCAACGGCTGA
- a CDS encoding PP2C family protein-serine/threonine phosphatase — MAQKPQTPKKHGPVRHRGGAVQGPDASIAAVSQGRIGNWALVGGLILLTLLVVFLDVRTGNDLRVVPLLVVVPALASVYCSLRQTIWVAVWITTVVVGFRVGADGTFWDFVFGIGFAVLACALGVAACAARIRHATEMARLRSAAVTLQRQILRPLPVVTDHVFAYGLYEPIEEDRFVGGDIYEVVESPYGTRVIIGDVQGKGLAAIGVGFAAIAAFREAAVREPTLTGVVQALEDAVVRHNEFSAQTGEVERFVTALVLGFDESGRVEAVNCGHLAPRLLHDGRTSAVTLHRTSVPLGLAGLSREARAAESFDFPRGATLLVVTDGVTEARDAAGAFYPLDERVGAWAGHGPRELLDALHDDLEEFSGGIRRDDVAALALRRAPAATI, encoded by the coding sequence ATGGCACAGAAGCCACAGACGCCGAAGAAGCATGGCCCTGTACGGCACCGGGGCGGTGCCGTACAGGGCCCTGACGCGAGCATCGCGGCGGTGTCCCAGGGCCGTATCGGCAACTGGGCGCTGGTCGGCGGGCTGATCCTGCTGACCCTGCTGGTCGTCTTCCTCGACGTCAGGACGGGCAACGACCTGCGGGTCGTGCCCCTGCTCGTGGTCGTCCCGGCACTGGCCTCCGTCTACTGCAGCCTCCGCCAGACCATCTGGGTGGCGGTGTGGATCACCACGGTCGTCGTCGGCTTCCGGGTCGGCGCGGACGGCACTTTCTGGGACTTCGTCTTCGGCATCGGTTTCGCCGTACTGGCCTGCGCCCTCGGGGTCGCCGCCTGCGCGGCGCGCATCCGGCACGCCACCGAGATGGCGCGGCTGCGCTCCGCCGCCGTCACCCTGCAGCGCCAGATCCTGCGGCCGCTGCCCGTCGTGACCGACCACGTCTTCGCGTACGGACTCTACGAGCCGATCGAGGAGGACCGCTTCGTCGGCGGAGACATCTACGAGGTCGTCGAGTCCCCGTACGGGACCCGGGTGATCATCGGGGACGTCCAGGGCAAGGGGCTCGCGGCCATCGGCGTCGGATTCGCGGCCATCGCCGCGTTCCGTGAGGCGGCGGTCCGTGAACCCACGCTCACCGGAGTGGTCCAGGCGCTGGAGGACGCGGTCGTCCGGCACAACGAGTTCTCCGCCCAGACCGGCGAGGTCGAACGCTTCGTGACCGCGCTCGTGCTCGGGTTCGACGAAAGTGGCCGGGTGGAGGCCGTGAACTGCGGCCATCTGGCGCCGCGCCTGCTGCACGACGGCCGGACCTCGGCCGTCACGCTCCACCGGACCTCCGTGCCGCTCGGCCTCGCCGGACTCAGCCGGGAGGCCCGTGCGGCCGAGTCCTTCGACTTCCCGCGGGGCGCGACGCTGCTCGTCGTCACCGACGGGGTGACCGAGGCCCGCGACGCCGCGGGCGCCTTCTACCCGCTGGACGAGCGGGTCGGGGCCTGGGCCGGGCACGGCCCGCGCGAGCTGCTCGACGCGCTCCATGACGACCTGGAGGAGTTCTCCGGCGGCATCCGGCGCGACGACGTCGCCGCGCTGGCCCTGCGCCGCGCCCCCGCGGCCACAATCTGA
- a CDS encoding bifunctional o-acetylhomoserine/o-acetylserine sulfhydrylase, with amino-acid sequence MSQPLDSATAGHAPEDQDRQDPGAAWSFETKQIHSGAAPDPATGARAVPIYQSTSFVFRDTQHAADVFSLAEPGNIYTRIHNPTQDVLEQRVAALEGGIAAVALASGQAAETLAILTLAGAGDHVVSSPSLYGGTYNLFRHTLPRFGVEVTFVEDPEDLAAWQAAVRPNTKAFFAETLGNPRGDVLDVRAVADTAHEAGVPLIVDNTVPTPYLLRPIEHGADIVVHSATKFLGGHGTTIGGVVVDAGTFDFGAHAERFPEFHEPDPSYHGLRYWPDLGPSAFAVKLRVQLLRDLGPALSPHSAFLLLQGIETLSLRLERHTSNALELARWLERRDEVAAVHYAGLESNRWYEAGQRYLPRGAGAVLAFELKGGAEAGRQFVDAVGLFSHLANIGDVRSLIIHPASTTHSQLTEEQLVATGATPGLVRLSVGLENVDDLKADLEAGFRAAKAAS; translated from the coding sequence ATGAGCCAGCCCCTCGACTCCGCCACCGCAGGCCACGCCCCCGAGGACCAGGACCGGCAGGACCCCGGCGCCGCCTGGTCGTTCGAGACCAAGCAGATCCACTCCGGCGCAGCGCCGGATCCGGCGACCGGCGCCCGCGCGGTGCCGATCTACCAGTCGACGTCCTTCGTCTTCCGCGATACGCAGCACGCGGCCGACGTGTTCTCGCTGGCCGAGCCGGGCAACATCTACACCCGCATCCACAACCCCACCCAGGACGTCCTGGAGCAGCGTGTCGCCGCGCTGGAGGGCGGGATCGCCGCCGTGGCGCTGGCCTCGGGGCAGGCCGCCGAGACGCTGGCGATCCTGACGCTCGCCGGGGCCGGGGACCACGTCGTGTCCTCACCGTCGCTGTACGGCGGCACGTACAACCTCTTCCGCCACACGCTTCCCCGCTTCGGCGTCGAGGTGACGTTCGTCGAGGACCCGGAGGACCTGGCGGCGTGGCAGGCGGCGGTCCGGCCGAACACGAAGGCGTTCTTCGCCGAGACACTCGGCAATCCACGCGGCGACGTGCTGGACGTCCGGGCCGTCGCGGACACCGCGCACGAGGCCGGGGTGCCGCTCATCGTCGACAACACCGTGCCCACGCCGTATCTGCTCCGGCCTATCGAGCACGGCGCGGACATCGTGGTCCACTCGGCGACCAAGTTCCTCGGCGGGCACGGCACGACGATCGGCGGCGTGGTCGTGGACGCCGGTACGTTCGACTTCGGGGCGCACGCCGAGCGTTTCCCCGAGTTCCACGAGCCGGACCCCAGCTATCACGGGCTGCGTTACTGGCCGGACCTCGGCCCGAGCGCGTTCGCGGTGAAGCTCCGGGTGCAACTGCTGCGCGACCTGGGGCCCGCGCTCTCGCCGCACTCGGCCTTCCTGCTGCTCCAGGGCATCGAGACGCTGAGCCTGCGGCTGGAGCGGCACACCTCCAACGCGCTGGAGCTCGCCCGCTGGCTGGAGCGGCGCGACGAGGTGGCGGCCGTGCACTACGCGGGTCTGGAGTCGAACCGCTGGTACGAGGCCGGGCAGCGGTATCTGCCGCGCGGGGCCGGGGCCGTGCTGGCCTTCGAGCTGAAGGGCGGGGCCGAAGCGGGCCGGCAGTTCGTGGACGCGGTCGGACTCTTCAGCCACCTCGCCAACATCGGGGACGTACGCAGCCTGATCATCCACCCGGCCTCCACCACGCACAGCCAGCTCACCGAGGAGCAGCTGGTCGCCACCGGCGCCACGCCCGGCCTCGTACGGCTGTCGGTGGGGCTGGAGAACGTGGACGACCTCAAGGCCGACCTGGAGGCGGGTTTCCGGGCGGCGAAGGCGGCGTCCTGA
- a CDS encoding homoserine O-acetyltransferase, whose protein sequence is MPPLPSASGGRREGDPPGRRRWAAIEDPLPLESGTGLPGVRLAYETWGQRAADGSNAVLVLHALTGDSHVAGPAGPGHPTPGWWDALVGPGRALDTDRWFVVAPNVLGGCRGSTGPSSPGPDGRPWGSRFPYLSVRDQVTAEAALADVLGIDRWAAVIGGSMGGMRALEWAVSRPERTGSLLVLAAPAAASADQIAWGSVQLGAIRSDPGWRGGDYHRAPPGEGPHRGLGQARRIAHITYRSAPELDSRFGGEAQPGEEPAHGGRYRVESYLDHHAGKLVRRFDAGSYVTLTEAMNGHDVGRGRGGIARALSRAELPALVAGVDSDRLYPLGQQERLAALLPGADAAHTIASPRGHDGFLIETDQVGALVRELLARAPLPRPGAAPAPAPSPSSPSPYVT, encoded by the coding sequence GTGCCCCCTCTCCCGTCGGCCTCCGGCGGCCGACGGGAGGGGGATCCGCCCGGTCGTCGCCGCTGGGCGGCGATCGAGGACCCGCTGCCCCTGGAATCCGGAACCGGGCTGCCGGGGGTGCGCCTGGCGTACGAGACCTGGGGGCAGCGGGCGGCGGACGGGTCCAACGCCGTGCTGGTGCTGCACGCGCTGACGGGCGACAGCCATGTGGCCGGTCCCGCCGGTCCGGGGCATCCGACGCCCGGCTGGTGGGACGCGCTCGTCGGTCCGGGCCGGGCGCTCGACACCGACCGCTGGTTCGTCGTCGCACCCAACGTCCTCGGCGGCTGCCGGGGCAGCACCGGCCCGTCCTCCCCCGGGCCCGACGGCAGACCCTGGGGGTCCCGGTTCCCGTATCTGAGCGTGCGGGACCAGGTGACGGCGGAGGCGGCCCTCGCCGATGTGCTGGGCATCGACCGGTGGGCGGCCGTCATCGGCGGGTCGATGGGCGGCATGCGGGCCCTGGAATGGGCGGTGAGCAGGCCCGAGCGCACCGGTTCGCTGCTCGTGCTCGCCGCCCCTGCGGCTGCCTCCGCCGACCAGATCGCCTGGGGTTCGGTGCAGCTCGGCGCGATCCGCTCCGACCCGGGGTGGCGGGGCGGCGACTACCACCGGGCGCCCCCGGGCGAAGGACCGCACCGGGGCCTCGGGCAGGCGCGCCGCATCGCCCACATCACGTACCGGAGCGCACCCGAGCTGGACTCCCGTTTCGGCGGTGAGGCGCAGCCCGGGGAGGAGCCCGCCCACGGCGGCCGCTACCGGGTGGAGTCCTATCTCGACCACCACGCGGGCAAGCTGGTGCGCCGGTTCGACGCCGGAAGCTATGTGACGCTCACCGAGGCGATGAACGGCCACGACGTCGGCCGGGGCCGGGGCGGGATCGCCCGCGCCCTGAGCCGCGCGGAGCTGCCCGCCCTGGTCGCGGGCGTCGACTCGGACCGGCTGTACCCCCTGGGCCAGCAGGAACGTCTTGCCGCCCTGCTGCCCGGGGCGGACGCCGCGCACACCATCGCCTCGCCGCGCGGGCACGACGGCTTCCTCATCGAGACGGACCAGGTGGGCGCGCTCGTACGGGAGTTGCTCGCGCGGGCACCGCTGCCACGGCCGGGCGCCGCCCCCGCCCCCGCCCCTTCTCCGTCTTCCCCCTCTCCCTACGTCACCTGA
- a CDS encoding SDR family NAD(P)-dependent oxidoreductase, producing the protein MSTEHSSTPTETNANTDAASASAEFAGRTALVTGGASGIGLALARRLAAGGAAVVVADYDEENARKAAAELERSGAGAAAVAMDVTDPASVEAGVRFAVDTFGALHLAVNNAGIAGPSSPTGEYPVEDWNRVVATNLSGVFHSMRYELPAIVAAGGGAIVNMSSILGTNGFAGSPAYVAAKHGVVGLTKTAALEYAARNVRINAVGPGFIDTPLLRNTDPAAREHLVSLHPAGRLGTAEEVAELAAFLLSDKASFIHGSYHLVDGGYSAP; encoded by the coding sequence ATGAGCACCGAACACAGCTCCACCCCCACGGAGACGAACGCGAACACGGACGCGGCCTCGGCCTCGGCGGAGTTCGCGGGCCGCACGGCCCTCGTCACCGGCGGCGCCTCCGGCATCGGCCTCGCCCTGGCCCGGCGGCTCGCCGCCGGCGGCGCTGCGGTCGTCGTCGCCGACTACGACGAGGAGAACGCGCGCAAGGCCGCCGCCGAGCTGGAACGCTCCGGAGCCGGGGCCGCCGCCGTCGCGATGGACGTCACCGACCCGGCCTCCGTGGAGGCGGGCGTGCGGTTCGCCGTGGACACCTTCGGCGCCCTCCATCTGGCCGTGAACAACGCCGGCATCGCGGGCCCGAGCAGTCCCACCGGTGAGTATCCGGTCGAGGACTGGAACCGCGTCGTCGCCACCAACCTCAGCGGCGTCTTCCACTCCATGCGCTACGAACTGCCCGCCATCGTCGCGGCGGGCGGCGGCGCGATCGTGAACATGTCGTCCATCCTCGGCACCAACGGCTTCGCGGGCTCGCCCGCGTACGTCGCGGCCAAGCACGGCGTCGTCGGCCTCACCAAGACCGCGGCGCTCGAATACGCCGCCCGGAACGTCCGGATCAACGCGGTCGGCCCGGGCTTCATCGACACCCCGCTCCTGCGGAACACCGACCCGGCGGCCCGCGAGCACCTGGTCTCCCTGCACCCGGCCGGACGCCTCGGGACCGCCGAGGAGGTCGCCGAACTCGCCGCCTTCCTGCTCTCCGACAAGGCCTCCTTCATCCACGGCAGCTACCACCTGGTGGACGGCGGCTACTCCGCCCCGTGA
- a CDS encoding sulfite oxidase, producing the protein MSPVPTEDAYDRIRMRQWSRGRARSSGIDRRDLLKLVAAASAAVPLASVAAPARAADGLPGVVKPLPPELFTLRGTNAETNFAALRDTGLLTPADRFFVRNHTATPRIDRADWKLTVWGDGLCGGPVDFTFADLLALPQVTRTAFVECAGNGRSYFTSQQGQAVSGTAWTLGAIGTARWRGVRLADVLSRAGIGRHAVDVLPRGLDAEAVTDGVNLGRVRRPLPVAKALDDVLLAYEMNGEPLPPDHGHPVRLIVPSWVGIANIKWVGDIEVSAEPLLTPWNTGLYRLFGPGHPPEGSPPLTRQSLKSAFELAPGASFPAHRRAVLTGRSWSGGAPVRAVEVSTDGGTRWRAARLRDEPRAGSWVRWTADWVPRERGPAVLLARATDRAGRTQPVVTAHNTQGYLFDAVVRHPVAVS; encoded by the coding sequence ATGAGCCCGGTTCCGACCGAGGACGCCTACGACCGGATACGGATGCGGCAGTGGTCGCGCGGCCGAGCACGTTCCTCCGGGATCGACCGCCGCGATCTGCTGAAACTCGTCGCGGCGGCATCCGCGGCCGTGCCGCTGGCCTCCGTCGCCGCACCGGCCCGCGCGGCCGACGGGCTGCCCGGCGTGGTCAAGCCGCTGCCTCCGGAGCTGTTCACGCTGCGCGGCACCAACGCCGAGACGAACTTCGCCGCCCTGCGCGACACCGGGCTGCTCACCCCCGCCGACCGGTTCTTCGTCCGCAACCACACCGCCACCCCGCGCATCGACCGGGCCGACTGGAAACTGACGGTGTGGGGGGACGGGCTGTGTGGCGGCCCGGTGGACTTCACCTTCGCGGATCTGCTGGCCCTGCCGCAGGTGACCCGTACCGCGTTCGTGGAGTGCGCGGGCAACGGCCGCAGTTACTTCACCTCGCAGCAGGGCCAGGCGGTCAGCGGCACCGCGTGGACGCTCGGGGCGATCGGAACGGCTCGCTGGCGCGGGGTGCGGCTGGCGGACGTCCTGAGCCGGGCCGGAATCGGGCGGCACGCGGTGGACGTGCTGCCGCGCGGCCTGGACGCCGAGGCCGTCACCGACGGGGTGAACCTGGGCCGGGTGCGCCGCCCGCTGCCGGTGGCCAAGGCGCTGGACGACGTCCTGCTCGCGTACGAGATGAACGGCGAGCCGCTGCCGCCCGACCACGGCCATCCGGTCCGGCTGATCGTGCCGTCGTGGGTGGGCATCGCCAACATCAAATGGGTCGGCGACATCGAGGTGAGCGCGGAGCCGCTGCTCACCCCGTGGAACACGGGCCTCTACCGGCTGTTCGGCCCCGGGCATCCGCCGGAGGGCAGCCCGCCGCTGACCCGGCAGTCACTGAAGAGCGCGTTCGAGCTGGCGCCCGGGGCCTCGTTCCCCGCCCACCGGCGTGCGGTGCTGACCGGTCGTTCCTGGTCGGGCGGAGCGCCCGTACGGGCGGTGGAGGTCAGCACCGACGGGGGAACGCGCTGGCGGGCGGCCCGGCTGCGGGACGAGCCGCGGGCCGGGAGCTGGGTGCGGTGGACGGCCGACTGGGTGCCGAGGGAGCGGGGCCCAGCCGTGCTGCTGGCGAGGGCGACGGACCGTGCGGGGCGTACGCAGCCGGTGGTCACCGCGCACAACACCCAGGGCTATCTGTTCGACGCGGTGGTGCGGCACCCGGTGGCGGTGAGCTGA
- a CDS encoding adenosylcobinamide amidohydrolase, with translation MAATGRTTADPPSHQGCAISSVRLGLPAQRGELRARREDGQHLHHLVWRLGPGARVCSSAVLGGGLGPRAWILNAQVPGGYPRLDPDRHLAEIAAAEGLTGPGAGLMTAADVAAHTTARDGGVTATVTAGLGVRGWAAAPEIAAGVPAVPFRPGTVNIVVILPAALSDAALVNAVATATEAKVQALLDAGLDCSGTPTDAVCVAAPEPGPDGGAPFAGPRSAWGARIARAVHSAVLAGARPAP, from the coding sequence GTGGCGGCCACAGGCCGGACCACCGCCGACCCGCCGAGCCACCAGGGGTGCGCCATCTCTTCCGTACGTCTCGGGCTTCCCGCGCAACGCGGTGAACTGCGCGCCCGGCGCGAGGACGGGCAGCACCTCCACCACCTCGTATGGCGGCTGGGGCCGGGCGCGCGGGTATGCAGCAGCGCGGTCCTCGGCGGGGGCCTCGGCCCCCGGGCCTGGATCCTCAACGCGCAGGTCCCCGGTGGCTACCCGCGCCTCGACCCGGACCGCCACCTCGCCGAGATCGCCGCAGCGGAAGGGCTCACGGGGCCCGGCGCCGGGCTGATGACCGCCGCCGACGTCGCCGCGCACACGACCGCCCGGGACGGCGGCGTCACGGCGACCGTCACGGCAGGCCTCGGCGTACGGGGTTGGGCGGCGGCCCCGGAGATCGCCGCGGGTGTTCCGGCGGTCCCGTTCCGGCCCGGGACGGTCAACATCGTCGTCATCCTGCCCGCCGCGCTCTCCGACGCCGCCCTCGTCAACGCCGTCGCCACCGCCACCGAGGCCAAGGTCCAGGCGCTCCTGGACGCCGGACTCGACTGTTCGGGCACGCCGACCGACGCCGTGTGCGTCGCCGCCCCCGAACCGGGGCCCGACGGCGGCGCACCCTTCGCCGGACCCCGCTCCGCCTGGGGTGCGCGAATCGCCCGCGCCGTGCACAGCGCCGTACTGGCCGGGGCCCGCCCGGCACCGTGA